The following are from one region of the Blastocatellia bacterium genome:
- a CDS encoding cobalamin-binding protein: MRAITEQMNRQKAATTPPRIVSLIASATEIVCALGFRDQLVGRSHECDYPPSVIELPVCTEPKFPTAGSSREIDERVKTILRDALSVYRVHADRLRELQPDVIVTQSHCQVCAVSLADVEQALHDWLGARPRLVSLEPNTLADVWESIAQVARALDVPERGTQLVERLKERIAAIAEQAQALSDKPTVAYIEWIEPLMAGGNWMPELIELAGGINLFGVAGKHSPWMSWEELREKDPDVLFVAPCGFDIERTRAEMTALTRRAEWPQLKAVRSGRVYLADGNQFFNRPGPRLVESLEILAEVLHPRVFRFGHHGRGWQRFES; the protein is encoded by the coding sequence GTGAGGGCGATCACGGAGCAAATGAATCGGCAGAAGGCAGCCACGACTCCCCCGCGCATTGTTTCTCTCATTGCCAGCGCGACGGAAATTGTGTGCGCTCTCGGCTTTCGTGATCAGCTTGTGGGGCGCTCGCACGAATGCGATTATCCTCCCTCGGTCATCGAGCTTCCCGTCTGCACCGAGCCGAAGTTCCCCACCGCGGGATCGAGTCGAGAGATTGACGAGCGCGTCAAGACGATCCTCCGCGACGCGCTCTCGGTCTATCGCGTTCATGCCGACCGATTGCGGGAACTTCAACCGGATGTGATCGTCACTCAATCGCACTGTCAGGTGTGCGCCGTCAGTCTCGCTGATGTCGAACAGGCCCTTCACGACTGGCTCGGCGCGCGTCCCCGGCTGGTCTCGCTCGAACCCAATACGCTCGCCGATGTCTGGGAGAGCATTGCTCAGGTCGCTCGCGCGCTCGATGTGCCCGAACGGGGAACACAGCTCGTCGAACGACTGAAGGAGCGCATCGCGGCCATCGCCGAACAAGCTCAGGCGCTCTCCGATAAACCGACGGTCGCTTATATCGAGTGGATCGAGCCGCTGATGGCCGGAGGTAACTGGATGCCGGAGCTTATTGAACTGGCGGGCGGGATCAATCTCTTCGGCGTCGCCGGGAAGCACTCCCCCTGGATGTCGTGGGAGGAGTTGCGGGAGAAAGATCCCGACGTGCTGTTTGTGGCTCCGTGCGGCTTCGATATCGAACGGACGCGAGCGGAGATGACAGCGCTCACGCGTCGGGCGGAGTGGCCGCAATTGAAAGCTGTCAGATCGGGTCGCGTCTATCTGGCCGATGGGAATCAGTTCTTCAACCGCCCGGGCCCCCGCCTGGTCGAATCGCTGGAGATTCTCGCTGAGGTGTTGCATCCCCGGGTCTTTCGCTTCGGTCATCACGGGCGCGGCTGGCAGCGATTCGAATCATGA